From the genome of Nitrospinota bacterium:
CTTTCTTCGTGGCTGACTCCTTCACGTTGAACTAGTTCGAGATAACGGTTTAACCAGGGTCTCAGATCGTCATTAAAACTTGCAGTTTGTGTTGGATAGTTTGCGAGAAACCTGAAAAAATTAGTGTAGTCAAGTTGATGCTCGACAAGAAGTTGGAACATTTGCTGAACCAGTTCTGTGAACTCTGAGTCAAGAATTGTTAGCCCCAGCTTTTTTCCCATTTCTTCACGATAGCATTGATTAAAAAAAGGCTGATATTGTTTCATTTCCTCTTCCAGGTTTTCAGCACTTATAAGTGGAATGAGTGTCTCAGCCAGCTTGTTGAGATTCCAAAATCCAATTTCAGGTTGTTGGTTATAGGCGTAGCGACCATTTGTGTCTGATTGGTTTGGAGTGTGGTTAGGGACAAATCGATCCAAAAAGCCATATGGGCCGTAGTCAAAGGTGGTTCCGGTTATACACATATTATCAGTGTTCATTACACCATGTATGAAACCTGATGCCTGCCATTTTGCGATGAGCTTTGCTGTACGTTTGAGGGTACGTTGAAAAAATACTCTATAGCGGTCTGACTCTTCAGCAATATCCGGATAATAACTCTGAATGGAAAACTCCAGCAGTCGTTCTACATTTCTGCTTTGTCCGGTGTAGTGAAAAAACTCGAAACTTCCAAAACGAATATGTGAATCGGCCACCCTTATGAGTATCGCTGCCAGCTCTGGTCTTTGCCTGTAAATCAATTCTCTAATTCCTATGACCGCTAATGAACGGGTAGTGGGAATTCCCAGTCCGTATAAAGCCTCACTTGCCAGGTGTTCCCGTATGGATGATTTGAAAGTTGCTCTCCCATCAAAGCCTCGGGCAAACCTGGTGGGACCAGACCCTTTAAGATAAATGTCCCACATTTCCTGGTTTTGGTTTAGCACCTCCCCAAGCAAAAGTCCTCGGCCGTCTCCCAATCTTGGGTTATAAGAACCGAACTGATGTCCCGAATAAGCCATGGCCAGAGGTTGGGCTCCTTCCAGGGGGACATTCCCACTGAATTGGTCTATGAAGCTTTTGCTGCCTTCAGAATTTTGAGGCAGACCTAATAAATTTCCAACAGAAGGAGAATAGTCAACCAGGTAAGGGTCTGTTACTGGATCGGGGTCTTTGGACTGATAAAACTCAGGCCCCAGTTCTATGAAGCGGTTTCTAAAGTTTAAGTTTTGGTAGTCAGTCAAAGGACAAGAGTTTTTTTAATCTATTTCAAAATAAATAAGTTCTATTGTGTGGATGGAGAAAAGAAGAAAGAAGATTCTTTTTTAATTAAACTTCAGAAAATTGAAGCAGAATTATAAGTTAAGGATTTATTCTGCCTATTCCAAATCTTGTACTAGCCAGACATGATGCTTTGCGTCCTGGATTAAAAACCATAATGAAGAACCCACTTTAAACAGAACCAGCCATGCGGCGGACTCCCCCTTGTGACAGGTTTTTTTCTGAAGTTTTCCCTGGTAAGTTTCTTCAATAAATGAGACTTCATCGCATTTTGTGGTTGTCCAGTAATAATGTGCTTTACTATGATCGAAGATGGGATGTATCCACGATCTTTTGCCGCTTGCATTGACTACTTTTTCTGGGTGCAACAAAGTTTGCAATTCGGGTAAAGTAGGAAGCCGCCAATTTGAGCTTCCGGCAAAATTCTCACTTTCAGCAAAACCATAAGCATCTTTTAATTTCATTCTTTTATTAGTGCCTTTTTTGAACCAGCGGAGTTTGTTTACAGTATCCGTAATGGTTTCATCTC
Proteins encoded in this window:
- a CDS encoding YdiU family protein; this translates as MTDYQNLNFRNRFIELGPEFYQSKDPDPVTDPYLVDYSPSVGNLLGLPQNSEGSKSFIDQFSGNVPLEGAQPLAMAYSGHQFGSYNPRLGDGRGLLLGEVLNQNQEMWDIYLKGSGPTRFARGFDGRATFKSSIREHLASEALYGLGIPTTRSLAVIGIRELIYRQRPELAAILIRVADSHIRFGSFEFFHYTGQSRNVERLLEFSIQSYYPDIAEESDRYRVFFQRTLKRTAKLIAKWQASGFIHGVMNTDNMCITGTTFDYGPYGFLDRFVPNHTPNQSDTNGRYAYNQQPEIGFWNLNKLAETLIPLISAENLEEEMKQYQPFFNQCYREEMGKKLGLTILDSEFTELVQQMFQLLVEHQLDYTNFFRFLANYPTQTASFNDDLRPWLNRYLELVQREGVSHEERKEQMDDSNPKFILRTHLLQTALDKALKDSDFSEITRLRVLMEDPYKDRPAVFEKHNIDPEFYARETPEKYLCRQTSCSA
- a CDS encoding DUF1566 domain-containing protein, with amino-acid sequence MRIVLLTFMILLLQPIPSFAKCKQADICEMMKKMDHFSILNECPGSGTLLKECKKVSDVKLAKLPAPNFVDNGDETITDTVNKLRWFKKGTNKRMKLKDAYGFAESENFAGSSNWRLPTLPELQTLLHPEKVVNASGKRSWIHPIFDHSKAHYYWTTTKCDEVSFIEETYQGKLQKKTCHKGESAAWLVLFKVGSSLWFLIQDAKHHVWLVQDLE